One segment of Primulina tabacum isolate GXHZ01 chromosome 14, ASM2559414v2, whole genome shotgun sequence DNA contains the following:
- the LOC142525131 gene encoding acyl-CoA-binding domain-containing protein 1-like isoform X2 — protein MADWKQYLPSVFFGVVFSFLLAKLFSVILTFRDENLRITRSSPMVSESNPRFLDETEPLINENVKSGDDSAALTGDLSDSDDDWEGVESTELDETFSAATAFVAATAVDRAALKVSNEVQLQLYGLYKIATEGPCSAPQPSALKMTARAKWQAWQKLGTMPPEEAMEKYIAIVTELYPSWAAGSATKKDQESSDAPNAGSRGPMGPVFSSFIYQEEPGCDLKLDAIHSFAQEGDEENLLKCIESGVPLNLKDSKGRTPLHWAVDRGHMNVTMFLLNKNADVNTKDNEGQTALHYAALCDRASIAEILVKQGADIEIQDNEGNTATDLCESNWPWMQHVNS, from the exons ATGGCTGACTGGAAACAATACCTTCCGTCGGTGTTCTTTGGAGTCGTTTTCTCGTTCCTCCTTGCGAAGCTCTTCTCGGTAATATTGACCTTTCGCGATGAAAACCTTCGAATCACTCGTTCCAGTCCGATGGTGTCTGAATCGAATCCTAGGTTTCTGGATGAAACTGAGCCGTTGATCAACGAAAATGTGAAGTCTGGGGATGATAGTGCCGCGCTTACTGGTGATCTCAGTGATAGCGATGATGATTGGGAGGGAGTGGAGAGTACTGAGTTGGATGAGACATTTAGCGCTGCCACGGCGTTTGTGGCGGCGACGGCAGTTGATCGTGCGGCATTGAAGGTATCCAATGAGGTACAGTTGCAGCTCTACGGGTTGTATAAGATTGCTACTGAGGGACCGTGCTCCGCTCCCCAGCCATCGGCTCTCAAAATGACTGCTCGTGCCAAATG GCAAGCATGGCAAAAATTAGGTACTATGCCTCCTGAAGAAGCAATGGAAAAGTACATTGCCATAGTAACTGAATTATATCCTTCATGGGCTGCTGGTTCTGCAACG AAAAAAGATCAAGAGAGCAGTGATGCACCAAATGCAGGCTCCAGGGGACCGATGGGACCTGTTTTTAGCAGTTTTATATATCAGGAAGAACCTGGATGCGATTT AAAATTGGATGCCATACATTCCTTTGCACAAGAAGGAGATGAAGAGAATCTGCTCAAGTGTATCGAGAGTGGCGTCCCCTTGAATCTGAAAg ACAGCAAGGGTCGCACTCCTTTGCATTGGGCTGTGGATCGTGGCCATATGAATGTTACAATGTTCCTCCTTAACAAGAATGCTGATGTGAATACCAAG GATAATGAGGGTCAAACAGCATTGCACTATGCTGCTCTTTGTGATAGAGCTTCCATAGCCGAGATACTTGTGAAGCAGGGTGCTGACATAGAGATACAGGACAATGAAGGAAACACTGCTACTGATCTTTGTGAGTCGAACTGGCCTTGGATGCAGCATGTTAATAGCTAA
- the LOC142525131 gene encoding acyl-CoA-binding domain-containing protein 1-like isoform X1, protein MADWKQYLPSVFFGVVFSFLLAKLFSVILTFRDENLRITRSSPMVSESNPRFLDETEPLINENVKSGDDSAALTGDLSDSDDDWEGVESTELDETFSAATAFVAATAVDRAALKVSNEVQLQLYGLYKIATEGPCSAPQPSALKMTARAKWQAWQKLGTMPPEEAMEKYIAIVTELYPSWAAGSATQKKDQESSDAPNAGSRGPMGPVFSSFIYQEEPGCDLKLDAIHSFAQEGDEENLLKCIESGVPLNLKDSKGRTPLHWAVDRGHMNVTMFLLNKNADVNTKDNEGQTALHYAALCDRASIAEILVKQGADIEIQDNEGNTATDLCESNWPWMQHVNS, encoded by the exons ATGGCTGACTGGAAACAATACCTTCCGTCGGTGTTCTTTGGAGTCGTTTTCTCGTTCCTCCTTGCGAAGCTCTTCTCGGTAATATTGACCTTTCGCGATGAAAACCTTCGAATCACTCGTTCCAGTCCGATGGTGTCTGAATCGAATCCTAGGTTTCTGGATGAAACTGAGCCGTTGATCAACGAAAATGTGAAGTCTGGGGATGATAGTGCCGCGCTTACTGGTGATCTCAGTGATAGCGATGATGATTGGGAGGGAGTGGAGAGTACTGAGTTGGATGAGACATTTAGCGCTGCCACGGCGTTTGTGGCGGCGACGGCAGTTGATCGTGCGGCATTGAAGGTATCCAATGAGGTACAGTTGCAGCTCTACGGGTTGTATAAGATTGCTACTGAGGGACCGTGCTCCGCTCCCCAGCCATCGGCTCTCAAAATGACTGCTCGTGCCAAATG GCAAGCATGGCAAAAATTAGGTACTATGCCTCCTGAAGAAGCAATGGAAAAGTACATTGCCATAGTAACTGAATTATATCCTTCATGGGCTGCTGGTTCTGCAACG CAGAAAAAAGATCAAGAGAGCAGTGATGCACCAAATGCAGGCTCCAGGGGACCGATGGGACCTGTTTTTAGCAGTTTTATATATCAGGAAGAACCTGGATGCGATTT AAAATTGGATGCCATACATTCCTTTGCACAAGAAGGAGATGAAGAGAATCTGCTCAAGTGTATCGAGAGTGGCGTCCCCTTGAATCTGAAAg ACAGCAAGGGTCGCACTCCTTTGCATTGGGCTGTGGATCGTGGCCATATGAATGTTACAATGTTCCTCCTTAACAAGAATGCTGATGTGAATACCAAG GATAATGAGGGTCAAACAGCATTGCACTATGCTGCTCTTTGTGATAGAGCTTCCATAGCCGAGATACTTGTGAAGCAGGGTGCTGACATAGAGATACAGGACAATGAAGGAAACACTGCTACTGATCTTTGTGAGTCGAACTGGCCTTGGATGCAGCATGTTAATAGCTAA
- the LOC142525131 gene encoding acyl-CoA-binding domain-containing protein 1-like isoform X3, whose amino-acid sequence MADWKQYLPSVFFGVVFSFLLAKLFSVILTFRDENLRITRSSPMVSESNPRFLDETEPLINENVKSGDDSAALTGDLSDSDDDWEGVESTELDETFSAATAFVAATAVDRAALKVSNEVQLQLYGLYKIATEGPCSAPQPSALKMTARAKWQAWQKLGTMPPEEAMEKYIAIVTELYPSWAAGSATQKKDQESSDAPNAGSRGPMGPVFSSFIYQEEPGCDLKLDAIHSFAQEGDEENLLKCIESGVPLNLKGLWMFDFRIPQLCCSCYGYFY is encoded by the exons ATGGCTGACTGGAAACAATACCTTCCGTCGGTGTTCTTTGGAGTCGTTTTCTCGTTCCTCCTTGCGAAGCTCTTCTCGGTAATATTGACCTTTCGCGATGAAAACCTTCGAATCACTCGTTCCAGTCCGATGGTGTCTGAATCGAATCCTAGGTTTCTGGATGAAACTGAGCCGTTGATCAACGAAAATGTGAAGTCTGGGGATGATAGTGCCGCGCTTACTGGTGATCTCAGTGATAGCGATGATGATTGGGAGGGAGTGGAGAGTACTGAGTTGGATGAGACATTTAGCGCTGCCACGGCGTTTGTGGCGGCGACGGCAGTTGATCGTGCGGCATTGAAGGTATCCAATGAGGTACAGTTGCAGCTCTACGGGTTGTATAAGATTGCTACTGAGGGACCGTGCTCCGCTCCCCAGCCATCGGCTCTCAAAATGACTGCTCGTGCCAAATG GCAAGCATGGCAAAAATTAGGTACTATGCCTCCTGAAGAAGCAATGGAAAAGTACATTGCCATAGTAACTGAATTATATCCTTCATGGGCTGCTGGTTCTGCAACG CAGAAAAAAGATCAAGAGAGCAGTGATGCACCAAATGCAGGCTCCAGGGGACCGATGGGACCTGTTTTTAGCAGTTTTATATATCAGGAAGAACCTGGATGCGATTT AAAATTGGATGCCATACATTCCTTTGCACAAGAAGGAGATGAAGAGAATCTGCTCAAGTGTATCGAGAGTGGCGTCCCCTTGAATCTGAAAggtttatggatgtttgattTCCGAATTCCTCAACTATGTTGCTCGTGTTATGGCTATTTTTATTAA